The Apodemus sylvaticus chromosome 5, mApoSyl1.1, whole genome shotgun sequence genome has a segment encoding these proteins:
- the Tcea2 gene encoding transcription elongation factor A protein 2 isoform X1, producing the protein MGKEEEIARIARRLDKMVTRKNAEGAMDLLRELKNMPITLHLLQSTRVGMSVNALRKQSSDEELIALAKSLIKSWKKLLDVSDGKSRDQGRGTPLPTSSSKDASGTTDLSCKKPDPPRTPSTPRITTFPQVPITCDAVRNKCREMLTLALQTDHDHVAVGVNCEHLSSQIEECIFLDVGNTDMKYKNRVRSRISNLKDAKNPGLRRNVLCGTITPQQIAVMTSEEMASDELKEIRKAMTKEAIREHQMARTGGTQTDLFTCNKCRKKNCTYTQVQTRSSDEPMTTYVVCNECGNRWKFC; encoded by the exons ATGGGCAAGGAGGAGGAGATTGCTCGTATCGCCCGGAGGCTGGACAAAATGGTGACCAGGAAGAACGCG GAGGGAGCCATGGATTTGCTGCGGGAGCTGAAGAATATGCCTATTACACTGCACTTGCTCCAG TCCACCCGTGTTGGGATGTCTGTCAATGCTCTGCGGAAGCAGAGTTCAGACGAGGAGCTCATTGCACTTGCCAAGTCCCTCATCAAGTCCTGGAAGAAACTCTTGG ATGTTTCTGATGGCAAATCCAGGGATCAAGGGAGGGGCACACCTTTGCCTACATCATCCTCAAAGGATGCCTCAGGGACTACGGATCTCAG CTGCAAGAAGCCAGACCCACCTAGGACCCCATCCACACCAAGGATCACCACATTTCCCCAAGTGCCCATCACCTGTGATGCTGTACGAAACAAATGCCGTGAGATGCTGACTTTGGCCCTGCAAACTGACC ATGACCACGTGGCCGTTGGTGTGAACTGTGAGCATCTGTCATCTCAGATCGAGGAGT GCATCTTCCTGGATGTGGGAAACACTGACATGAAGTATAAGAACCGTGTTCGGAGCCGAATCTCTAACCTGAAAGATGCCAAGAATCCTGGCCTACGGAGGAATGTGTTGTGTGGTACCATTACACCCCAGCAGATAGCTGTGATGACATCAGAG GAGATGGCCAGTGACGAGCTAAAGGAGATCCGCAAGGCCATGACCAAGGAGGCCATCCGTGAGCACCAGATGGCCCGTACAGGTGGCACACAGACTGACCTGTTCACCTGCAACAAGTGCAGGAAGAAGAACTGCACCTACACGCAG GTGCAGACCCGTAGCTCCGATGAGCCCATGACCACCTATGTTGTCTGCAACGAGTGTGGGAATCGATGGAAG TTCTGCTGA
- the Tcea2 gene encoding transcription elongation factor A protein 2 isoform X2, giving the protein MDLLRELKNMPITLHLLQSTRVGMSVNALRKQSSDEELIALAKSLIKSWKKLLDVSDGKSRDQGRGTPLPTSSSKDASGTTDLSCKKPDPPRTPSTPRITTFPQVPITCDAVRNKCREMLTLALQTDHDHVAVGVNCEHLSSQIEECIFLDVGNTDMKYKNRVRSRISNLKDAKNPGLRRNVLCGTITPQQIAVMTSEEMASDELKEIRKAMTKEAIREHQMARTGGTQTDLFTCNKCRKKNCTYTQVQTRSSDEPMTTYVVCNECGNRWKFC; this is encoded by the exons ATGGATTTGCTGCGGGAGCTGAAGAATATGCCTATTACACTGCACTTGCTCCAG TCCACCCGTGTTGGGATGTCTGTCAATGCTCTGCGGAAGCAGAGTTCAGACGAGGAGCTCATTGCACTTGCCAAGTCCCTCATCAAGTCCTGGAAGAAACTCTTGG ATGTTTCTGATGGCAAATCCAGGGATCAAGGGAGGGGCACACCTTTGCCTACATCATCCTCAAAGGATGCCTCAGGGACTACGGATCTCAG CTGCAAGAAGCCAGACCCACCTAGGACCCCATCCACACCAAGGATCACCACATTTCCCCAAGTGCCCATCACCTGTGATGCTGTACGAAACAAATGCCGTGAGATGCTGACTTTGGCCCTGCAAACTGACC ATGACCACGTGGCCGTTGGTGTGAACTGTGAGCATCTGTCATCTCAGATCGAGGAGT GCATCTTCCTGGATGTGGGAAACACTGACATGAAGTATAAGAACCGTGTTCGGAGCCGAATCTCTAACCTGAAAGATGCCAAGAATCCTGGCCTACGGAGGAATGTGTTGTGTGGTACCATTACACCCCAGCAGATAGCTGTGATGACATCAGAG GAGATGGCCAGTGACGAGCTAAAGGAGATCCGCAAGGCCATGACCAAGGAGGCCATCCGTGAGCACCAGATGGCCCGTACAGGTGGCACACAGACTGACCTGTTCACCTGCAACAAGTGCAGGAAGAAGAACTGCACCTACACGCAG GTGCAGACCCGTAGCTCCGATGAGCCCATGACCACCTATGTTGTCTGCAACGAGTGTGGGAATCGATGGAAG TTCTGCTGA
- the Rgs19 gene encoding regulator of G-protein signaling 19 isoform X2, protein MSSHDAAPSGPPSRNPCCLCWCCCCSCSWNQERQRAWQVSRESKLQPLPNCEVCTPPSPEEVQSWAQSFDKLMHSPTGRSVFRAFLRTEYSEENMLFWLACEELKAEANQHVVDEKARLIYEDYVSILSPKEVSLDSRVREGINRKMQEPSPHTFDDAQLQIYTLMHRDSYPRFLTSPTYRSLLLQGAPQSSEA, encoded by the exons ATGTCCAGTCATGATGCAGCCCCCTCAGGACCTCCCAGTCGAAATCCCTGCTGCTtatgctggtgctgctgctgtagCTGTTCCTG GAACCAAGAACGGCAACGAGCCTGGCAGGTTTCTCGGGAAAGCAAGCTGCAACCCCTCCCCAACTGTGAAGTCTG CACTCCACCAAGCCCTGAGGAAGTACAGAGCTGGGCACAGTCCTTTGACAAGTTGATGCATAGCCCCACGGGCCGCAGTGTATTCCGGGCATTCCTGCGCACAGAATACAGTGAAGAGAACATGCTCTTCTGGCTGGCTTGTGAGGAGTTGAAAGCAGAGGCCAACCAACATGTGGTGGATGAGAAGGCGCGACTTATCTATGAGGACTACGTATCCATCCTGTCCCCCAAGGAG GTAAGCCTGGACTCCCGTGTGCGAGAAGGCATCAATAGGAAGATGCAAGAGCCATCGCCACACACATTTGATGATGCACAGCTGCAGATCTACACCCTCATGCACCGGGACTCCTACCCTCGCTTCCTTACCTCCCCCACCTACCGTTCTCTATTACTCCAGGGAGCCCCACAGTCCTCTGAGGCCTAG
- the Rgs19 gene encoding regulator of G-protein signaling 19 isoform X1 — translation MPTPHEAEKQHTGPEEADRPPSMSSHDAAPSGPPSRNPCCLCWCCCCSCSWNQERQRAWQVSRESKLQPLPNCEVCTPPSPEEVQSWAQSFDKLMHSPTGRSVFRAFLRTEYSEENMLFWLACEELKAEANQHVVDEKARLIYEDYVSILSPKEVSLDSRVREGINRKMQEPSPHTFDDAQLQIYTLMHRDSYPRFLTSPTYRSLLLQGAPQSSEA, via the exons ATGCCCACCCCACATGAGGCTGAGAAACAG CACACAGGGCCAGAGGAGGCAGACAGGCCTCCCTCGATGTCCAGTCATGATGCAGCCCCCTCAGGACCTCCCAGTCGAAATCCCTGCTGCTtatgctggtgctgctgctgtagCTGTTCCTG GAACCAAGAACGGCAACGAGCCTGGCAGGTTTCTCGGGAAAGCAAGCTGCAACCCCTCCCCAACTGTGAAGTCTG CACTCCACCAAGCCCTGAGGAAGTACAGAGCTGGGCACAGTCCTTTGACAAGTTGATGCATAGCCCCACGGGCCGCAGTGTATTCCGGGCATTCCTGCGCACAGAATACAGTGAAGAGAACATGCTCTTCTGGCTGGCTTGTGAGGAGTTGAAAGCAGAGGCCAACCAACATGTGGTGGATGAGAAGGCGCGACTTATCTATGAGGACTACGTATCCATCCTGTCCCCCAAGGAG GTAAGCCTGGACTCCCGTGTGCGAGAAGGCATCAATAGGAAGATGCAAGAGCCATCGCCACACACATTTGATGATGCACAGCTGCAGATCTACACCCTCATGCACCGGGACTCCTACCCTCGCTTCCTTACCTCCCCCACCTACCGTTCTCTATTACTCCAGGGAGCCCCACAGTCCTCTGAGGCCTAG
- the Lkaaear1 gene encoding protein LKAAEAR1 isoform X2, producing the protein MPTPGVKGARERAKKSAPGAGAGAGAGAGAGAGEKRIKGPWTTEPPKPGWALTQEKLAALSPTLRRRHLLFGDLLDDIGEVASMFPRESVELPYGMPDPRTWTQALELPSERQNRLLGILKAAEARGRVRALRLRYTRMRAEEISLLIQKQSSARAAIRLELFLPPQLKPTKIPDPLDRQERRRVETILEEEVDGNIFPR; encoded by the exons ATGCCGACCCCGGGAGTAAAGGGTGCACGGGAGCGAGCCAAAAAGAGTgcacctggagctggagctggagctggagctggagctggagctggagctggtgaGAAGCGCATTAAGGGCCCTTGGACTACAGAGCCTCCTAAGCCAGGCTGGGCATTGACTCAGGAAAAGCTGGCAGCCTTGTCCCCCACACTACGCCGACGCCACCTGCTCTTTGGCGACCTACTTGATGACATAGGCGAGGTAGCCTCCATGTTTCCACGCGAGTCGGTGGAGTTACCCTACGGCATGCCAGACCCGCGCACCTGGACGCAGGCATTAGAGCTACCATCTGAGCGTCAAAATCGGCTCCTGGGCATCCTTAAGGCCGCGGAAGCCCGGGGCCGAGTCCGCGCCCTGCGCTTGCGCTACACCCGAATGCGG GCAGAGGAAATCTCTCTCCTGATCCAGAAGCAGAGCTCCGCGCGCGCCGCCATCCGACTGGAACTGTTCCTACCACCCCAACTGAAGCCCACGAAGATCCCTGATCCTCTGGATCGACAAGAG CGGAGGCGTGTTGAGACAATCCTGGAAGAGGAAGTAGACGGCAACATCTTCCCCCGATGA
- the Lkaaear1 gene encoding protein LKAAEAR1 isoform X1, producing the protein MPTPGVKGARERAKKSAPGAGAGAGAGAGAGAGEKRIKGPWTTEPPKPGWALTQEKLAALSPTLRRRHLLFGDLLDDIGEVASMFPRESVELPYGMPDPRTWTQALELPSERQNRLLGILKAAEARGRVRALRLRYTRMRAEEISLLIQKQSSARAAIRLELFLPPQLKPTKIPDPLDRQEVRGSPGSGGRVLCLATHWLQSLSLQRRRVETILEEEVDGNIFPR; encoded by the exons ATGCCGACCCCGGGAGTAAAGGGTGCACGGGAGCGAGCCAAAAAGAGTgcacctggagctggagctggagctggagctggagctggagctggagctggtgaGAAGCGCATTAAGGGCCCTTGGACTACAGAGCCTCCTAAGCCAGGCTGGGCATTGACTCAGGAAAAGCTGGCAGCCTTGTCCCCCACACTACGCCGACGCCACCTGCTCTTTGGCGACCTACTTGATGACATAGGCGAGGTAGCCTCCATGTTTCCACGCGAGTCGGTGGAGTTACCCTACGGCATGCCAGACCCGCGCACCTGGACGCAGGCATTAGAGCTACCATCTGAGCGTCAAAATCGGCTCCTGGGCATCCTTAAGGCCGCGGAAGCCCGGGGCCGAGTCCGCGCCCTGCGCTTGCGCTACACCCGAATGCGG GCAGAGGAAATCTCTCTCCTGATCCAGAAGCAGAGCTCCGCGCGCGCCGCCATCCGACTGGAACTGTTCCTACCACCCCAACTGAAGCCCACGAAGATCCCTGATCCTCTGGATCGACAAGAGGTGCGGGGAAGCCCGGGGTCAGGTGGGAGGGTGCTATGCCTCGCCACACACTGGCTCCAGTCCCTCTCTCTGCAGCGGAGGCGTGTTGAGACAATCCTGGAAGAGGAAGTAGACGGCAACATCTTCCCCCGATGA
- the Oprl1 gene encoding nociceptin receptor isoform X2 has protein sequence MESLFPAPFWEVLYGSHFHGNLSLLNDTVPHHLLLNASHSAFLPLGLKVTIVGLYLAVCIGGLLGNCLVMYVILRHTKMKTATNIYIFNLALADTLVLLTLPFQGTDILLGFWPFGNALCKTVIAIDYYNMFTSTFTLTAMSVDRYVAICHPIRALDVRTSSKAQAVNVAIWALASVVGVPVAIMGSAQVEDEEIECLVEIPAPQDYWGPVFAICIFLFSFIIPVLIISVCYSLMIRRLRGVRLLSGSREKDRNLRRITRLVLVVVAVFVGCWTPVQVFVLVQGLGVQPGSETAVAILRFCTALGYVNSCLNPILYAFLDENFKACFRKFCCASSLHREMQVSDRVRSIAKDVGLGCKTSETVPRPA, from the exons ATGGAGTCCCTCTTTCCTGCCCCATTCTGGGAGGTCTTGTATGGCAGCCACTTTCACGGGAACCTGTCCCTCCTAAATGATACTGTACCCCACCACCTGCTCCTCAATGCTAGCCACAGCGCCTTCCTGCCTCTTGGACTCAAGGTCACCATCGTGGGGCTCTACTTGGCTGTGTGCATCGGGGGTCTCCTGGGGAACTGCCTCGTCATGTATGTCATCCTCAG GCACACCAAGATGAAGACAGCCACCAACATTTACATATTTAATCTAGCACTGGCTGATAccctggtcttgctgacactaccCTTCCAGGGCACAGACATCCTTCTGGGCTTCTGGCCATTTGGGAATGCATTGTGCAAGACTGTCATTGCTATTGACTACTACAACATGTTTACCAGCACTTTCACTCTGACTGCCATGAGTGTAGACCGATATGTGGCTATCTGCCACCCTATCCGTGCCCTTGATGTCCGGACATCTAGCAAAGCCCAGGCTGTTAATGTGGCCATATGGGCCCTGGCTTCAGTGGTTGGTGTTCCTGTTGCCATCATGGGCTCAGCACAAGTGGAAGATGAAG AGATCGAATGCCTGGTGGAGATTCCTGCCCCTCAGGACTACTGGGGCCCTGTATTTGCCATCTgcatcttccttttttccttcatcATCCCTGTGCTGATCATTTCTGTCTGCTACAGCCTCATGATTCGACGACTTCGTGGTGTCCGTCTGCTTTCAGGCTCCCGAGAGAAGGACCGGAACCTGCGGCGTATCACACGGCTGGTGCTGGTAGTGGTGGCTGTGTTTGTGGGCTGCTGGACACCTGTGCAGGTCTTTGTCCTGGTTCAAGGACTGGGTGTTCAGCCAGGTAGTGAGACTGCAGTAGCTATCCTGCGCTTCTGCACAGCTCTGGGCTATGTCAACAGTTGTCTCAATCCTATTCTCTATGCTTTCCTGGATGAGAACTTCAAGGCCTGCTTTagaaaattctgctgtgcttCTTCCCTGCACAGGGAGATGCAAGTTTCTGATCGTGTGCGCAGCATTGCCAAGGATGTAGGCCTTGGATGCAAGACCTCTGAGACAGTACCACGGCCGGCATGA
- the Oprl1 gene encoding nociceptin receptor isoform X3 codes for MILYPTTCSSMLATAPSCLLDSRSPSWGSTWLCASGVSWGTASSCMSSSGRLGPINLWHTKMKTATNIYIFNLALADTLVLLTLPFQGTDILLGFWPFGNALCKTVIAIDYYNMFTSTFTLTAMSVDRYVAICHPIRALDVRTSSKAQAVNVAIWALASVVGVPVAIMGSAQVEDEEIECLVEIPAPQDYWGPVFAICIFLFSFIIPVLIISVCYSLMIRRLRGVRLLSGSREKDRNLRRITRLVLVVVAVFVGCWTPVQVFVLVQGLGVQPGSETAVAILRFCTALGYVNSCLNPILYAFLDENFKACFRKFCCASSLHREMQVSDRVRSIAKDVGLGCKTSETVPRPA; via the exons ATGATACTGTACCCCACCACCTGCTCCTCAATGCTAGCCACAGCGCCTTCCTGCCTCTTGGACTCAAGGTCACCATCGTGGGGCTCTACTTGGCTGTGTGCATCGGGGGTCTCCTGGGGAACTGCCTCGTCATGTATGTCATCCTCAGGTAGGCTGGGCCCCATCAATCT Ttg GCACACCAAGATGAAGACAGCCACCAACATTTACATATTTAATCTAGCACTGGCTGATAccctggtcttgctgacactaccCTTCCAGGGCACAGACATCCTTCTGGGCTTCTGGCCATTTGGGAATGCATTGTGCAAGACTGTCATTGCTATTGACTACTACAACATGTTTACCAGCACTTTCACTCTGACTGCCATGAGTGTAGACCGATATGTGGCTATCTGCCACCCTATCCGTGCCCTTGATGTCCGGACATCTAGCAAAGCCCAGGCTGTTAATGTGGCCATATGGGCCCTGGCTTCAGTGGTTGGTGTTCCTGTTGCCATCATGGGCTCAGCACAAGTGGAAGATGAAG AGATCGAATGCCTGGTGGAGATTCCTGCCCCTCAGGACTACTGGGGCCCTGTATTTGCCATCTgcatcttccttttttccttcatcATCCCTGTGCTGATCATTTCTGTCTGCTACAGCCTCATGATTCGACGACTTCGTGGTGTCCGTCTGCTTTCAGGCTCCCGAGAGAAGGACCGGAACCTGCGGCGTATCACACGGCTGGTGCTGGTAGTGGTGGCTGTGTTTGTGGGCTGCTGGACACCTGTGCAGGTCTTTGTCCTGGTTCAAGGACTGGGTGTTCAGCCAGGTAGTGAGACTGCAGTAGCTATCCTGCGCTTCTGCACAGCTCTGGGCTATGTCAACAGTTGTCTCAATCCTATTCTCTATGCTTTCCTGGATGAGAACTTCAAGGCCTGCTTTagaaaattctgctgtgcttCTTCCCTGCACAGGGAGATGCAAGTTTCTGATCGTGTGCGCAGCATTGCCAAGGATGTAGGCCTTGGATGCAAGACCTCTGAGACAGTACCACGGCCGGCATGA
- the Oprl1 gene encoding nociceptin receptor isoform X1: MKTATNIYIFNLALADTLVLLTLPFQGTDILLGFWPFGNALCKTVIAIDYYNMFTSTFTLTAMSVDRYVAICHPIRALDVRTSSKAQAVNVAIWALASVVGVPVAIMGSAQVEDEEIECLVEIPAPQDYWGPVFAICIFLFSFIIPVLIISVCYSLMIRRLRGVRLLSGSREKDRNLRRITRLVLVVVAVFVGCWTPVQVFVLVQGLGVQPGSETAVAILRFCTALGYVNSCLNPILYAFLDENFKACFRKFCCASSLHREMQVSDRVRSIAKDVGLGCKTSETVPRPA; the protein is encoded by the exons ATGAAGACAGCCACCAACATTTACATATTTAATCTAGCACTGGCTGATAccctggtcttgctgacactaccCTTCCAGGGCACAGACATCCTTCTGGGCTTCTGGCCATTTGGGAATGCATTGTGCAAGACTGTCATTGCTATTGACTACTACAACATGTTTACCAGCACTTTCACTCTGACTGCCATGAGTGTAGACCGATATGTGGCTATCTGCCACCCTATCCGTGCCCTTGATGTCCGGACATCTAGCAAAGCCCAGGCTGTTAATGTGGCCATATGGGCCCTGGCTTCAGTGGTTGGTGTTCCTGTTGCCATCATGGGCTCAGCACAAGTGGAAGATGAAG AGATCGAATGCCTGGTGGAGATTCCTGCCCCTCAGGACTACTGGGGCCCTGTATTTGCCATCTgcatcttccttttttccttcatcATCCCTGTGCTGATCATTTCTGTCTGCTACAGCCTCATGATTCGACGACTTCGTGGTGTCCGTCTGCTTTCAGGCTCCCGAGAGAAGGACCGGAACCTGCGGCGTATCACACGGCTGGTGCTGGTAGTGGTGGCTGTGTTTGTGGGCTGCTGGACACCTGTGCAGGTCTTTGTCCTGGTTCAAGGACTGGGTGTTCAGCCAGGTAGTGAGACTGCAGTAGCTATCCTGCGCTTCTGCACAGCTCTGGGCTATGTCAACAGTTGTCTCAATCCTATTCTCTATGCTTTCCTGGATGAGAACTTCAAGGCCTGCTTTagaaaattctgctgtgcttCTTCCCTGCACAGGGAGATGCAAGTTTCTGATCGTGTGCGCAGCATTGCCAAGGATGTAGGCCTTGGATGCAAGACCTCTGAGACAGTACCACGGCCGGCATGA